A single region of the Buteo buteo chromosome 16, bButBut1.hap1.1, whole genome shotgun sequence genome encodes:
- the TMEM200B gene encoding transmembrane protein 200B — protein sequence MTAESAETNGPMREPEGGTTKPPVPPAPPRRRGRRLRRKSPPEVPVKGQLRMRSPSGAFVMVGISVVLVGMTIAVVGYWPHRGPGGTGAGARNASIAGDMRREVAAGRHVPHSEKLKLIGPVIMGIGLFIFICANTMLYENRDMETRRLMQKGLYSMAAGLPEGTGPEDGRCQRGDGQPVPKANAECVEGCYQVDLSCQPCPGPCSKWSDCYGPNRLQTTAEFLQHPAASPAASLLSLRSGASAEANLSLSCRTGAESLLSSAVGALALPVIKLNNRLLDAAARGASGRAEAGHAEPPSEAPRLSRAPVSGSIASHSQDRGGGGGGGHIVINMDGGCPGTEPAAAELSPDAQLHTPGHSKSLDLGQPGMLLVAPIKDRKNRSWPRLDHVSLVGYAKLESTGESSDRLLEPSEPPSRGELRPSSWVVGMERGVRV from the coding sequence ATGACTGCCGAGAGCGCTGAAACCAACGGACCCATGCGGGAGCCGGAGGGGGGGACGACTAAGCCACCGGTGCCCCCCGCTCCGCCACGGCGCCGGGGACGCAGGCTGCGGCGCAAGTCACCGCCGGAGGTCCCGGTGAAAGGGCAGCTCCGCATGCGCTCGCCGTCGGGAGCCTTCGTCATGGTGGGCATCTCAGTGGTCCTGGTGGGCATGACCATTGCCGTGGTGGGCTACTGGCCCCATCGGGGACCCGGGGGCACTGGGGCCGGTGCCAGGAATGCCAGCATCGCGGGGGACATGAGGAGGGAGGTGGCCGCCGGGCGCCACGTGCCCCACAGCGAGAAGCTCAAGCTGATCGGCCCCGTCATCATGGGCATCGGGCTCTTCATCTTCATCTGCGCCAACACCATGCTGTACGAGAACAGGGACATGGAGACCCGCAGGCTGATGCAGAAGGGGCTCTACTCCATGGCGGCGGGTCTCCCCGAGGGGACCGGCCCCGAGGACGGGCGCTGCCAGCGCGGGGACGGCCAGCCCGTCCCCAAGGCCAACGCTGAGTGCGTGGAGGGCTGCTACCAGGTGGAtctctcctgccagccctgccccggcccctgcAGCAAGTGGTCCGACTGCTACGGCCCCAACAGGCTCCAGACCACAGCCGAGTTCCTCCAGCACCCGGCAGCATctcccgccgcctccctcctcagcctccGCTCCGGCGCCTCCGCCGAGGCCAACCTCAGCCTCTCCTGCCGCACCGGAGCGGAGTCCCTCCTCTCCTCGGCCGTCGGCGCCTTGGCGTTGCCCGTCATCAAGCTCAACAACCGCTTGCTGGacgcggcggcgcggggggccAGCGGGAGGGCCGAGGCGGGACATGCCGAGCCCCCCTCCGAAGCACCACGGCTCTCCCGGGCTCCGGTCTCTGGCAGCATCGCATCCCACAGCCAGGaccgtggtggtggtggtggtggcggccACATCGTCATCAACATGGATGGCGGCTGCCCCGGCACGGAGCCGGCGGCGGCAGAGCTCAGCCCCGATGCGCAGCTCCACACGCCGGGACACTCCAAGTCCCTGGACCTCGGCCAGCCGGGGATGCTGCTGGTGGCCCCCATCAAGGACCGTAAGAACCGGAGCTGGCCCCGGCTGGACCACGTCAGCCTGGTGGGTTATGCCAAACTGGAAAGTACTGGCGAGTCCTCGGACCGGCTGCTGGAGCCCAGTGAGCCCCCGAGCCGGGGCGAGCTCCGACCCAGCTCCTGGGTGGTGGGGATGGAGCGAGGCGTGCGGGTCTGA